A stretch of DNA from Veillonellales bacterium:
TAGACAAAGTCGGTCAAAGCAGGCGAATATACCGCCCCGCCGGCGCAAGGTCCCATAATGGCGGAAATTTGCGGAATAACGCCGGAAGCCAAGGTATTCCGATAAAAAATCTTGCCATAACCGGACAGCGCGTCCACTGCTTCCTGAATCCGGGCTCCGCCGGAATCATTAATGCCAATGACCGGCGCGCCCATTTTCAGCGCCATATCCAGCACTTTACAAATTTTAGCGGCGTGCATCTCACCCAGCGAGCCGCCGACTACGGTAAAATCCTGGGAGAATACATAGACCAGACGACCGTCCACCGTGCCCCAGCCGGTGATCACCCCTTCAGCGGGCGCCTCGACTTTTTCCATGCCAAAGTTGGTACAGCGATGGGTGACAAATTGGTCCAGCTCCACAAACGTACCGGGATCAAGCAGCTTTTCAATGCGTTCGCGTGCCGTCATTTTGCCCTTGGCATGCTGTTTTTCTATCCGCTTGGGACCACCCCCGTTTAGAATCTTAGCTTTATGTTCTTTGAAAACTTCCCTTTTCGCACTCGTTCCAGACACATTACCACCTCCTGGCATATTATTTCTCTGCAATAGCACCAAAAAATAGCCTAATAAATGACTTGATGCATTACAGGATTAGCCCTTACTGTTTCACTATATAAAAAATTTAAACTATTTTATATATTTCGTAATTTGATTTGCATTTTGTAACTAAAGTAATCATTTAAGTCTGAATAATGCTAAAAAGCCAACCCCTAGCAGCGGGGTTGGCTTTTTAGCAGGCAGCGCAATATTTATTTTACCATCCGGAAAGCAAAAAATGTTTCAGCGCCGAAGTGGATGCTTGTATACATCGGTATTTATAAACAGGACGCCCAATCGTTCCGTAAATAAGCTGCAGCGTTAAAAGCTTATGCTGTTTTAAAAAATCCAGATACTTTCGCATGGAAATACGTGAAATACCGACAAGCTGAGCGATTTCTTCCGTCGAAAAGGCACTGCCGTTTAAACCCTGTATATTCTCCCACACGGTATTGAGCGTGTTGGGATCAATGCCTTTAGGCAACGGGTTCTTCATTGATCGCTCTTTTTTATATAAAAAATTATCCAGTTCAATCTGATTTATTTGTCTCTGCTCCTCCATAACAGCAGTCAATTTTTGATAAGCGGTTAAGGCTGCACTCAGACGTTCAAATTCAAACGGCTTAATAATATAATCTACCGCACCAAACCGCAGGGCTGTTTTTATACTCTGGCTGTCGCAAGCGGCACTTACTATGATCACGTCAACGCCTTTGCCGATTTTCCTGATTTGGATCAGTAACTCAAGGCCGCCCATTCCAGGCATATAAATATCCAATAAAATAAGATCAATCTCATGTAATTCCAACATTTCCAACGATTCTGCCGCCGAATAGGCAGTTGCTGCCAATTCAAATCCTTCCACCATGTTCAAATAATGGCTGTTGAATTTTACCACCATCGGATCGTCGTCAACGATCATAACTCTTATCACGAAACATCCTCCTTAGCAGTATACGGCATAGTAACAGTAATCTGAGTACCCTGACCCTGCTGTGAAGTCACACTGATTTGACCGCCTGTCCTTTCCAGACTGCATCGGACCAGGTATAATCCCATACCGTGCTGACTTCCTTTGGTTGAATATCCTTTCACAAATATATGGTCGATACTCTGCTCATCTAATCCTGTGCCGCTGTCCCGCACGATGATCGTAAGCGTGCCGTCTTCATAGAAAAAACCGGCCTGAACACATTTTGAAACAGAGTTTTCAACTGCTTCCAACGCATTATCGATCAAATTTCCGGTAATTGTAATAATTTCATGAACGATTTCCGAATCAGCCGCCTCCGGTAAAAAACAATCTTCATCCAGCAGCAGAACACCGCCGGTTTCTCTGGCCCGGCTTTGTTTCCCCAGTATAAAGCCGGCCAATACGGGATCTTTAATTTTTCTGACTACAGCACCTACCTCGGCGTGATACTGCTGCGCAATCTGAGTGATATATTCCGTCAGCTGATCGTAAACACCCATGCGCACCATTCCCTGAATCACATGAAGTTTATTCATAAACTCATGGGCCTGAGCCCGTAACGATTCAGCATAATTTCGCACCCCTGTCAGCTTTTCCGCTAAATTTCTAAACTCAGTTTTGTCCCGGAATGTAGCGACAGCACCAATAATCCGTTCGTCGACACGAATTGGCACCCGATTAGTCATGATGATAATTCCATTAATATCCTGCTCCTGATCCAGTTCCGCTCTGCCTGTTTGAAAAACATTCTGCAAGCGGGTATTCGGCACACACTCCTCGACTGGCTGCCCGACAAAGGGACCGGTTACACCTGCTTTGTTAAAGATTTGAAGTGCCGCATCATTAACAAGTGTAAGGCGGCTGTCGCTGTCAACAGCGATAATGCCTTCACGGGCAGACTGGAGCATAGCGCTGCGCTCTTCCACCAACCGGGCAATGGCAGACGGCTCCAGGCCAAACATTTTTTTCTTAATCTGGCGGGACAAAAGTATCGCTCCTGCCAAACCGAC
This window harbors:
- a CDS encoding carboxyl transferase domain-containing protein, which produces MSGTSAKREVFKEHKAKILNGGGPKRIEKQHAKGKMTARERIEKLLDPGTFVELDQFVTHRCTNFGMEKVEAPAEGVITGWGTVDGRLVYVFSQDFTVVGGSLGEMHAAKICKVLDMALKMGAPVIGINDSGGARIQEAVDALSGYGKIFYRNTLASGVIPQISAIMGPCAGGAVYSPALTDFV
- a CDS encoding response regulator, which translates into the protein MIRVMIVDDDPMVVKFNSHYLNMVEGFELAATAYSAAESLEMLELHEIDLILLDIYMPGMGGLELLIQIRKIGKGVDVIIVSAACDSQSIKTALRFGAVDYIIKPFEFERLSAALTAYQKLTAVMEEQRQINQIELDNFLYKKERSMKNPLPKGIDPNTLNTVWENIQGLNGSAFSTEEIAQLVGISRISMRKYLDFLKQHKLLTLQLIYGTIGRPVYKYRCIQASTSALKHFLLSGW
- the dcuS gene encoding DcuS/MalK family sensor histidine kinase yields the protein MKIKKNVFKLHTIIAIFVCTVVAVSLLVADMLISGRVSEETENQLSDHVLEVASIVAKSPEVIEALKGEREIQTVQDYSQTVCQITHMRFVVVMDMNRIRKSHPTVTMIGTHYEQDDADPAFNGQVTQSIAKGSLGKSSRALVPIFDKNGQQIGVVLVGIMLDRVQQAIENSRSGIYGGIAIGLLVGLAGAILLSRQIKKKMFGLEPSAIARLVEERSAMLQSAREGIIAVDSDSRLTLVNDAALQIFNKAGVTGPFVGQPVEECVPNTRLQNVFQTGRAELDQEQDINGIIIMTNRVPIRVDERIIGAVATFRDKTEFRNLAEKLTGVRNYAESLRAQAHEFMNKLHVIQGMVRMGVYDQLTEYITQIAQQYHAEVGAVVRKIKDPVLAGFILGKQSRARETGGVLLLDEDCFLPEAADSEIVHEIITITGNLIDNALEAVENSVSKCVQAGFFYEDGTLTIIVRDSGTGLDEQSIDHIFVKGYSTKGSQHGMGLYLVRCSLERTGGQISVTSQQGQGTQITVTMPYTAKEDVS